From the genome of Miscanthus floridulus cultivar M001 chromosome 10, ASM1932011v1, whole genome shotgun sequence, one region includes:
- the LOC136487416 gene encoding uncharacterized protein encodes MDMAQDGMSKKAPSLLEKKDAANEDLTAIREEAEETNTTMDKRETLVSREPREYMSQKRTTLTSMVKATLKKILRKAKPRKKRTTMYPIVASTLKFHKDDDVDPADAGSACWG; translated from the exons ATGGATATGGCACAAGATGGTATGTCCAAGAAGGCCCCATCACTGCTTGAGAAGAAAGATGCTGCCAATGAAGACCTAACAGCCATaagggaagaagcagaggaaACCAACACTACG ATGGACAAGAGGGAAACATTGGTTTCTAGAGAACCGAGGGAGTACATGTCACAAAAGAGGACCACACTGACCAGCATGGTGAAAGCAACACTTAAGAAG ATTCTGCGGAAAGCTAAGCCCAGGAAGAAGAGAACTACGATGTATCCGATCGTAGCCTCTACACTGAAATTTCATAAAGATGATGACGTGGATCCTGCAGATGCTGGATCTGCATGCTGGGGCTGA